One Keratinibaculum paraultunense genomic window carries:
- a CDS encoding tyrosine-type recombinase/integrase, protein MPFTVADKGLNYNDYLFESRKKTERIYISTTQAYRVLKKAAIAVGIEDFGTHSLRKTWGYWTYKASRYNIGLIMDTFNHSSQSITLKYIGITQEEKDELYSLVQF, encoded by the coding sequence TTGCCGTTTACAGTAGCAGATAAGGGATTAAATTATAATGATTATCTATTTGAGAGTAGAAAGAAAACAGAAAGGATATATATAAGCACTACACAAGCATATAGAGTGCTTAAAAAGGCAGCCATAGCCGTAGGGATAGAAGATTTTGGAACACATAGTTTAAGGAAAACCTGGGGATACTGGACTTATAAAGCTTCTAGATATAATATAGGACTCATAATGGATACATTCAATCATAGTTCTCAGTCGATAACATTAAAATATATTGGAATAACTCAGGAGGAAAAGGATGAGCTATATAGCTTGGTTCAATTCTAG
- a CDS encoding DNA methyltransferase, producing MTYEDKFYEILKDMYIGTPIKGDSGYVNLMTMKAKHFEIIEEELTKVVNEKTKKFPEFKEELYERLYDFFKDYFTDTGSVYYTYNELNKNTYEKVYSENEDVSLFWKTQMLYYVKTDILYQDIEFEVDGIDYYFDVSKLEHKKNNEKKEIVFRECIVKENKDKKKIIFYPEYKSGNKTTKIDDILKKLNKNGIEISEDELIKVFKIFKKQSEVDYFINKNAKKFLTDRFDIYLYQYMFGDGERSYNKFNEKRINQLMVLKDIAYDVIDFISQFEDELVRIWNKPKFVLNSNYVITIDKLTDEIINKIANHPNLDRQIREWEELGMVEDGFDFNNRDEEKHKHLPIDTKYFKDLELDILGLFDNLDEELDGRLIHSENYQALNTLLPKYKGKVQCIYIDPPFNTGSDFIYVDEYKNSTWLSIIYDRILLGKEFMKEDGSFYLHLDDNANDYGKQILKKLYSEITEIIFDTNATKDEEADLFGYKSFGENFVLKHQTIFYCKNGKSKFNKLWKPNRNTTKLDIGWLDLISEKKEEIEKPKKIHDFNYYIEYWENGELLKKNIEINEKIFPIGDIWNDIFSFTQSEMRVSESFGFSSAQKPENLLRRIIQASTDKGDLILDFFGGIGTTFAVAHKLNRKYLGVELGKYFKEFYYDKKNEKKLGILGRMKWVLYGDKTMKVIDKIRKPHLSKDINWQGGGFFKYYSLEQYEDTLRKAVYKDDEHLIYNQNKSPFEQYVFLRDEKLNYCMEIQGDEVKVDLSKLYEKIDIPETLSNLTGKWIKKITEDEVIFEDGTKVDLNNIDYKMIKPLIWWCE from the coding sequence GTGACTTATGAAGATAAGTTTTATGAGATATTAAAAGATATGTATATTGGGACACCGATTAAAGGAGATTCTGGATATGTAAATCTTATGACTATGAAGGCTAAACATTTTGAGATAATAGAAGAAGAATTGACTAAAGTAGTTAATGAGAAAACTAAGAAATTTCCAGAATTTAAAGAAGAACTTTATGAAAGGCTATATGATTTTTTTAAAGATTATTTTACAGACACTGGCTCAGTTTATTATACCTATAATGAATTAAATAAAAATACATATGAGAAAGTTTATTCTGAGAATGAAGATGTATCATTGTTCTGGAAAACTCAGATGCTTTATTATGTAAAAACTGATATATTATATCAGGATATTGAATTTGAAGTAGATGGTATTGACTATTACTTTGATGTTTCCAAATTAGAACATAAAAAAAACAATGAGAAGAAAGAGATAGTTTTTAGGGAATGTATAGTAAAAGAAAATAAAGACAAAAAGAAAATTATTTTTTATCCTGAGTATAAATCTGGCAATAAAACTACTAAAATTGATGACATATTAAAGAAATTAAATAAAAACGGTATTGAAATAAGTGAAGATGAACTAATAAAAGTGTTTAAAATCTTTAAAAAGCAATCAGAAGTAGATTATTTTATAAATAAGAATGCAAAGAAATTTTTAACAGATAGATTTGATATATATCTTTATCAGTATATGTTTGGTGATGGGGAAAGAAGTTATAATAAATTCAATGAAAAGAGAATTAATCAACTAATGGTATTAAAAGATATAGCTTATGATGTAATAGATTTTATATCTCAATTTGAAGATGAGTTAGTAAGAATATGGAATAAACCTAAATTTGTTTTAAATTCAAATTATGTAATAACAATAGATAAGCTTACAGATGAGATAATTAACAAAATAGCAAATCATCCTAATTTAGATAGACAAATAAGGGAATGGGAAGAGCTAGGGATGGTAGAAGATGGTTTTGATTTTAATAATAGAGATGAAGAAAAACATAAACATTTACCTATAGATACCAAATATTTTAAAGATTTAGAATTAGATATACTAGGTTTATTTGACAATTTAGATGAAGAATTAGATGGGAGATTAATCCACTCAGAAAATTATCAGGCTTTAAATACCCTATTACCAAAATACAAAGGAAAAGTACAATGTATATATATAGACCCACCATTCAATACTGGAAGCGATTTTATATATGTTGATGAATATAAAAATTCCACTTGGTTATCAATTATATATGACAGAATATTACTTGGAAAAGAATTTATGAAAGAAGATGGTAGTTTTTATTTGCATTTAGATGATAATGCGAATGATTATGGAAAACAAATTTTGAAAAAACTTTATTCTGAAATTACCGAAATTATATTTGATACAAATGCTACAAAAGATGAAGAAGCTGATTTATTTGGATACAAAAGTTTTGGAGAAAATTTTGTATTAAAACATCAAACAATTTTCTACTGTAAAAATGGAAAAAGCAAATTTAATAAATTATGGAAACCTAATAGAAATACTACAAAACTTGATATTGGTTGGTTAGATTTGATATCAGAAAAAAAAGAAGAAATAGAAAAACCCAAAAAAATACATGACTTCAATTATTATATTGAATATTGGGAAAATGGTGAATTATTGAAAAAGAATATTGAAATTAATGAAAAAATATTTCCAATTGGGGATATTTGGAATGATATATTTTCATTTACACAATCAGAAATGAGAGTAAGTGAAAGCTTTGGCTTTAGTTCGGCACAAAAACCTGAAAATTTATTGAGAAGAATTATTCAAGCTAGTACAGATAAAGGAGATTTAATTTTGGATTTTTTTGGAGGAATAGGAACGACCTTTGCAGTTGCACATAAATTAAATAGAAAATATTTAGGAGTTGAGCTAGGAAAATATTTTAAGGAGTTTTATTATGATAAAAAAAATGAAAAAAAATTAGGCATTTTAGGAAGAATGAAATGGGTTTTATATGGTGATAAAACAATGAAAGTGATTGATAAAATTAGGAAACCTCATCTTTCAAAAGACATTAATTGGCAAGGTGGAGGATTTTTTAAATACTATTCTTTAGAGCAATATGAAGATACATTAAGAAAAGCAGTATATAAAGATGATGAACATTTGATTTATAATCAAAACAAATCTCCATTTGAACAATATGTATTTCTAAGGGATGAAAAGTTGAATTATTGTATGGAAATTCAAGGTGACGAGGTTAAAGTAGATTTAAGTAAATTATATGAAAAGATTGATATACCAGAAACATTATCTAATCTAACAGGAAAATGGATTAAGAAAATAACAGAAGATGAAGTAATATTTGAAGATGGAACAAAGGTTGATTTGAATAATATAGATTATAAAATGATAAAACCTCTAATTTGGTGGTGTGAATAA
- a CDS encoding 23S rRNA (pseudouridine(1915)-N(3))-methyltransferase RlmH, with product MNYKIYIVDENKIDRFYIEAIKEYEKRLSKYCKIKLHHIKNREQLLSKLSKNSHVILISTEGANVSSEELAEKINSYGVTGISNITIILGDSLEMFKDNFDESIMISTMDMEIGLQATILFEQIYRAYRIINNQPYHK from the coding sequence ATGAACTACAAAATTTATATTGTCGATGAAAATAAAATAGATAGGTTTTACATCGAAGCAATAAAAGAATATGAAAAAAGATTAAGTAAATACTGCAAAATTAAATTGCATCATATAAAAAATAGAGAGCAATTACTTTCAAAGTTATCTAAAAATAGCCATGTGATATTAATATCCACTGAAGGTGCCAATGTTTCCTCTGAAGAACTTGCTGAAAAGATTAATTCTTATGGGGTAACTGGTATATCAAATATAACTATTATTTTAGGAGATTCTCTCGAAATGTTCAAAGATAATTTTGATGAATCTATAATGATTAGTACTATGGATATGGAGATAGGATTACAAGCTACAATCTTATTCGAACAAATCTATAGAGCGTATCGTATAATTAACAATCAACCCTACCATAAATAG
- the istA gene encoding IS21 family transposase, which yields MGLKGWHMFNEIKNMKELGLKKSQISRYLDLDYGTVSKYWNMQVKEFAENMEKVKVRKKILDEYEDEIVGWLRDFPDMSAAQILDWLKERYGDIKCTDRSVRNYVRYIRDKYDIPKVVSKRQHEAVQELPMGYQAQVDFGQIWLNNADGKRVKLYAFAMVLSHSRMKYAYWQNKPFTTKDFIDAHTKAFEYFGGKTHEIVYDQDRLLAVNENYGDIIFTEEFQNFKDFMKIRVRMCRGYDPESKGKIEAVVKYLKYNFAKNRTFVDIDKFNEDCLLWLDRTGNANIHGTTKKIPKEVFSLEKKYLLPVSQTFRNVPSNSILTYTVRKDNTISYKQNRYQVPKGTYEPGKTVGVRNLDGIIQIIDKDTGKILAEHKECILKGKLIQIDHPERDKTLKIDKLYEKALNVLNNTNEAKIFLDRIRIEKPRYIRDQYSLICNTCKNVEKKLIEESLKYCIEREIFSAVSFRDAIEFLGEKYKELDNQKLETANKNIPSIPQRYDIKTQIRDTSEYVKALEG from the coding sequence ATGGGATTGAAGGGTTGGCATATGTTTAATGAAATTAAAAACATGAAGGAGTTAGGGCTAAAGAAATCTCAAATATCAAGATATTTAGATTTAGACTATGGGACTGTATCTAAATACTGGAATATGCAGGTAAAGGAGTTTGCTGAAAATATGGAAAAAGTGAAGGTTAGAAAGAAAATACTAGATGAATATGAAGATGAGATAGTAGGTTGGTTAAGAGATTTTCCAGACATGAGTGCAGCTCAGATTTTGGATTGGTTAAAGGAAAGATATGGAGATATTAAATGCACAGATAGGAGTGTGAGAAACTATGTAAGATACATAAGAGATAAATATGATATTCCAAAGGTTGTATCTAAAAGACAACATGAAGCAGTGCAAGAACTTCCAATGGGCTATCAGGCACAAGTTGATTTTGGACAAATATGGCTTAACAATGCAGATGGGAAAAGAGTTAAACTTTATGCCTTTGCTATGGTACTGTCTCACTCTAGAATGAAATATGCCTATTGGCAGAACAAGCCATTTACAACGAAAGATTTTATTGATGCTCATACTAAGGCCTTTGAATACTTTGGAGGTAAAACCCACGAAATAGTATATGACCAAGACAGACTATTAGCAGTTAATGAAAACTATGGAGACATAATTTTTACAGAAGAATTTCAAAACTTTAAAGACTTTATGAAAATTAGAGTAAGAATGTGTAGAGGATATGACCCAGAAAGCAAAGGAAAAATAGAAGCAGTTGTTAAATATTTAAAGTATAATTTTGCAAAGAATAGAACTTTTGTTGATATAGACAAGTTTAATGAAGATTGTCTATTGTGGTTAGATAGAACAGGAAATGCTAATATTCATGGAACAACAAAAAAGATACCGAAAGAAGTATTCTCCCTCGAAAAGAAATACCTTCTTCCAGTATCACAAACATTTAGAAATGTACCATCTAATTCAATTTTAACCTATACAGTAAGAAAAGACAACACCATTTCGTATAAACAAAATAGATATCAAGTTCCTAAAGGGACATATGAACCAGGAAAAACAGTTGGAGTTCGTAATTTAGATGGTATTATTCAGATAATAGATAAGGATACAGGTAAAATTTTAGCAGAACATAAGGAGTGCATACTGAAAGGAAAATTAATACAAATTGATCATCCTGAAAGGGATAAAACTTTAAAGATAGACAAACTATATGAAAAAGCTTTAAATGTACTGAACAACACCAATGAAGCCAAGATTTTTCTCGATAGAATTAGGATTGAAAAACCAAGATACATAAGGGACCAATACAGTTTAATATGCAATACTTGTAAAAATGTAGAGAAAAAACTCATAGAAGAATCTCTTAAATATTGCATAGAAAGAGAGATATTCAGTGCTGTAAGTTTTAGAGATGCAATTGAATTTTTAGGTGAGAAATATAAGGAATTAGATAACCAAAAACTAGAAACAGCTAATAAAAACATCCCTTCTATCCCTCAAAGATATGATATTAAAACCCAAATTAGGGATACATCAGAATATGTAAAAGCATTGGAGGGATAA
- the istB gene encoding IS21-like element helper ATPase IstB, with product MIGKIDYIKEYAKELKLLNLQKKIDEFIEHGENEDLSYQEFLYQILNEEIIAKEQRKKQTRLKNAGFPVIKTIEEFDFEFQKSISKRHINRLLEMDWIDKIYNLIFLGPPGVGKTHLAIALGYKAIDMGYKVSFISMDNLVYSLKTQDIMRKSKIKINKIHSSDLVIIDEIGYLPINREEANMFFQLISALHEQTSIIITSNKGFGDWNELLGDPALTTAILDRLTYKCELFNMTGKSYRLTHRKSFLED from the coding sequence ATGATAGGTAAAATTGATTATATAAAAGAATATGCCAAAGAACTAAAGCTATTAAATCTACAGAAAAAGATAGATGAGTTCATAGAACATGGAGAAAATGAAGATTTATCATATCAAGAATTTCTTTACCAAATATTAAATGAAGAGATAATTGCTAAGGAGCAGAGGAAAAAACAAACTCGATTAAAAAATGCAGGATTTCCTGTAATAAAGACAATAGAAGAATTTGATTTTGAATTTCAAAAGTCTATCAGCAAAAGACATATAAACAGGCTTCTAGAAATGGACTGGATAGATAAGATATACAATCTTATCTTCCTAGGTCCTCCTGGTGTAGGGAAAACTCACTTAGCCATAGCATTAGGCTATAAAGCTATAGATATGGGATACAAGGTAAGCTTCATCTCAATGGACAATTTGGTCTATTCATTAAAAACACAGGATATAATGAGAAAGAGTAAGATAAAGATAAATAAAATACATTCCTCAGACCTTGTAATTATTGATGAAATTGGATATCTACCAATTAATCGTGAGGAAGCTAATATGTTTTTCCAGTTAATATCAGCCTTACACGAACAGACTTCAATTATAATTACATCAAATAAGGGCTTTGGAGATTGGAACGAATTATTAGGAGACCCAGCATTAACTACAGCTATATTAGACAGGCTTACCTATAAATGTGAGTTATTTAATATGACTGGCAAAAGCTATAGGCTTACACATAGAAAATCCTTTTTAGAGGATTAG
- a CDS encoding ABC transporter ATP-binding protein, with amino-acid sequence MKKRNNIVLKSLFHSPLKIFILTIFYIFTAIFATVLSKGLGEAFDIGISGSTNEFRTYAIKLVITLGLLLVFQFLAALYEQKYYFETLKRTRVGIFNEINKKPLYEFIKKDYGDYSSSLINDVKLLEEQFFHPIRFTYDQIIGLIIAVVFLIRINIWITIYIILASFIPLLIPKLLENKLSKKFSDYSTGISNYTMSLNELLDGYNVIKTYNAENAIKLRHNKINKETLTIKRNAYNFLGVVSNVTAITSAFVMIGALLIGMFLAIYDILTVGEVFAIAFISGNITGPLSVISSNISNIKGSKDIIQKFDIKEYDKDKLVKLNNINESIEFKNYSLTINKPILKDINYTFEKGKKYAIVGGSGSGKSSLIKSILGYYYDYSGEILVDGVELKSIDINSLYDNISYIPQNVSFFQGTIRDNLSYFNSNLNSKLIEALEFANIDRKIKNLPDKLDTEIDKNIAEFSGGEKQRIGIARSVVHNKEIFILDEATSALDGKNYTIVENNILEKDITLIAVTHRLDENILEKYDEIIVLDKGRIVENGTFKELMNNESYFYQLYFSN; translated from the coding sequence ATGAAGAAAAGAAACAATATAGTTCTGAAATCGCTTTTTCATAGTCCTTTAAAAATATTTATATTAACTATATTTTATATCTTTACCGCAATATTTGCTACTGTTTTAAGCAAGGGTTTAGGAGAGGCTTTTGATATTGGTATTAGTGGTTCAACTAATGAATTCAGGACCTACGCCATTAAATTAGTCATAACTCTTGGGCTTTTATTAGTATTTCAATTTTTAGCTGCTTTATATGAGCAAAAGTATTATTTTGAGACATTAAAAAGAACTAGGGTTGGAATATTTAATGAAATAAATAAGAAGCCATTATATGAATTTATTAAAAAAGATTACGGAGATTACAGCTCTTCACTAATTAATGATGTCAAGTTACTAGAAGAACAATTTTTCCATCCTATAAGATTTACTTATGATCAAATAATAGGTTTAATAATAGCTGTAGTATTTTTAATAAGGATTAACATATGGATTACTATTTATATAATTCTTGCCAGTTTTATTCCTTTATTAATACCAAAGTTATTAGAGAATAAATTATCCAAAAAATTTTCAGATTATAGTACTGGTATCTCTAATTATACTATGAGTTTAAATGAACTATTAGATGGTTATAACGTGATTAAAACTTATAATGCAGAAAACGCTATAAAGCTCAGACATAATAAAATTAACAAAGAAACTTTGACTATAAAAAGAAATGCATATAACTTTCTTGGTGTTGTGTCCAATGTAACAGCCATAACTTCAGCTTTCGTAATGATAGGGGCATTATTAATTGGTATGTTTTTAGCAATATATGATATTTTAACAGTGGGTGAAGTTTTTGCTATAGCTTTTATATCTGGTAATATTACAGGCCCTCTTAGTGTAATAAGTAGTAATATTTCAAATATTAAAGGTAGTAAAGATATTATTCAAAAATTTGATATTAAAGAATATGATAAAGATAAATTAGTAAAATTAAATAATATTAATGAAAGTATAGAATTTAAAAATTATTCTTTAACTATCAATAAACCAATTTTGAAAGATATAAATTATACTTTTGAAAAGGGTAAAAAATATGCTATAGTAGGTGGAAGTGGCAGTGGCAAAAGTTCTCTAATAAAGAGTATTTTAGGCTATTATTATGATTATTCTGGAGAAATTTTAGTAGATGGGGTAGAGTTAAAATCTATAGATATAAATAGTTTATATGATAATATTTCATATATTCCGCAAAATGTATCTTTTTTTCAAGGTACTATTAGAGATAATTTAAGCTATTTTAATTCAAATTTAAATTCAAAACTAATAGAAGCCCTAGAATTTGCAAATATAGATAGAAAGATAAAGAATCTACCTGATAAATTAGATACTGAAATTGACAAAAATATTGCAGAGTTTTCTGGTGGAGAAAAACAAAGAATTGGAATTGCTAGATCCGTAGTACACAATAAGGAAATTTTCATTTTAGATGAAGCTACATCTGCATTAGATGGTAAAAACTATACTATAGTTGAAAATAATATTTTAGAAAAAGATATAACCCTAATTGCAGTTACCCATAGATTAGATGAGAATATTTTAGAGAAGTATGATGAAATAATAGTTCTAGATAAAGGAAGAATAGTTGAAAATGGGACCTTTAAAGAGCTTATGAATAATGAGAGCTATTTTTATCAATTATATTTTAGTAACTAA
- a CDS encoding DEAD/DEAH box helicase family protein, whose protein sequence is MKNILFEKIIDINKFDELPSSWEIPNIKKYSFKRTLFEYQEEAIKYAILGLYKYYEDIEDYLIDEESEANDKRKSAIFEIYKSIYDGNIESAAGQKRRSSKYGFRDEVFEIYEKHFNVEEDTISFKEFTNRMNFWMSTASGKSLVIIKLIQILGILMDRGEIPKNNIMLLAPRNDLLKQLKDELEDFNLTPDNPHIRLVNLKEFEGKKTNTEQMSMSFSNEITVYYYRSDNFIDGHDTDAMLNYAQRVNNGKWYVILDEAHRGESGDSKMKAYFSAFSKNGFLFNFSATFTDEIDKITTIYNFNLKKFLEAGYGKKIYVSKSEFDDFKGKIEDDEVIRNKKKIVLKGLITLSYLKKCYEELSDIDKIYHSPMMLTLVNTVNKSKYETDPDLLLYFKEIMEIAQNGCDADLFREARIELINEFNKGQYMYKMGDIDIDTNKVSGIDIDEIYKYVYNSREKGEIEISYSKDNENEVAFFLKTSENPSPFCIVRIGEARKWVKDNLKNLTITERYEDKRYFENIDEYEDINILMGSRAFYEGWDSLRPNIINYINIGTQAQSQKYVLQSLGRGIRIQPIKGERKRIDKIRGEEVLKKLNPIKQDSTLLTYGHSLESLFVFATDKNVLEKVIDAMEKDTEEDIEMVGIDNIRKSEAPYTLLVPKYKETEFINICDMPKFYILKSDYERMRRYILENNDNNLLLKHDISLKQLKKIKELLVDKNNFEFTNLNTYSNLDILIYKLKEHIRMKDKILSFKEINEDKDIIHFKKIKISKDKYEKIVKEIEKVKRAKESKTNRDEILDKLLEGVISKEEATKYLDETSKISDKIEVEGVQIKYIPEHYYLPIITTENDKIDYITHIIKEQSEHCFIIDLENYIEDNKDNIDNKYEWWMFSKIDETIDKIYIPYYDEKKNKYRQFKPDFIFWLKEKETGVYKILFVDPKSTSFSDVNYKIRGYKRFFEGKKEYKYKEEIVQTQLILYNKKGSGSISEEYKKYWKNRIEDIF, encoded by the coding sequence ATGAAAAATATATTGTTTGAAAAAATAATCGACATAAATAAATTTGACGAACTTCCATCTAGTTGGGAAATACCTAATATAAAAAAATATTCTTTTAAAAGAACTCTGTTTGAATATCAAGAAGAAGCTATTAAGTATGCAATTTTAGGGTTATATAAATATTATGAAGATATAGAAGATTATTTAATAGATGAAGAATCTGAAGCAAATGACAAAAGAAAATCAGCTATATTTGAAATATATAAATCTATATATGATGGAAATATTGAATCAGCTGCAGGACAGAAAAGAAGGAGTAGTAAATACGGATTTAGGGATGAAGTATTTGAAATATATGAAAAACATTTCAATGTAGAAGAGGATACTATTAGTTTTAAGGAATTTACAAATAGAATGAATTTTTGGATGTCAACTGCTAGTGGAAAATCTCTTGTAATAATCAAACTTATTCAAATACTTGGAATTCTAATGGATAGAGGGGAAATACCTAAAAACAATATAATGCTATTAGCCCCTAGAAATGATTTACTAAAGCAATTAAAAGATGAATTAGAAGACTTTAATTTAACCCCAGATAATCCCCATATTAGATTGGTAAATTTAAAAGAATTTGAAGGTAAAAAGACTAACACAGAGCAGATGTCTATGTCTTTTTCAAATGAAATAACTGTATACTATTACAGGTCAGATAATTTTATTGATGGCCATGATACTGATGCGATGCTAAATTATGCTCAGAGAGTAAATAATGGTAAATGGTATGTAATATTAGATGAGGCTCATAGAGGGGAAAGTGGAGACTCTAAAATGAAGGCATACTTTTCAGCATTTTCTAAGAATGGTTTTCTGTTTAACTTTTCTGCAACTTTTACGGATGAAATAGATAAAATAACTACAATTTATAATTTTAACTTAAAGAAGTTTTTAGAAGCAGGTTATGGAAAAAAGATATATGTATCTAAATCTGAGTTTGATGATTTCAAAGGTAAAATAGAAGATGATGAAGTTATAAGAAACAAAAAAAAGATAGTATTAAAAGGATTAATAACATTATCTTACTTGAAAAAATGCTATGAGGAGTTAAGTGATATAGATAAAATATATCATAGCCCTATGATGCTTACTCTAGTAAACACAGTTAACAAATCTAAATATGAGACAGACCCAGATTTGCTATTATATTTTAAGGAGATAATGGAAATAGCTCAAAATGGTTGTGATGCTGATTTGTTTAGAGAGGCAAGAATTGAGCTTATAAATGAATTTAACAAGGGACAATATATGTATAAAATGGGTGATATTGATATAGATACAAATAAGGTCAGCGGTATTGATATAGATGAAATATATAAATATGTGTATAATTCACGGGAAAAAGGTGAAATTGAAATAAGCTACTCAAAAGACAATGAAAATGAAGTTGCCTTTTTCTTAAAAACATCTGAAAATCCAAGTCCATTTTGTATTGTAAGAATTGGAGAAGCTAGGAAATGGGTAAAAGATAATTTAAAGAACCTGACTATAACTGAAAGATATGAAGATAAAAGATATTTTGAAAATATTGATGAATATGAAGATATAAATATACTTATGGGCTCAAGAGCCTTTTATGAAGGATGGGATTCTTTAAGACCTAATATAATTAACTATATTAATATAGGCACTCAGGCTCAATCACAAAAATATGTTCTACAATCTCTCGGTAGGGGGATTAGAATCCAACCAATTAAAGGAGAAAGAAAGAGAATAGATAAAATTAGAGGTGAAGAAGTATTAAAAAAATTAAATCCCATTAAACAAGATAGTACTCTATTAACTTATGGTCATTCATTAGAAAGCCTATTTGTATTTGCTACCGATAAAAATGTATTAGAAAAAGTAATAGATGCGATGGAAAAGGATACTGAAGAAGATATAGAAATGGTAGGGATAGATAATATTAGAAAATCAGAAGCACCATACACCCTTTTAGTTCCCAAATATAAGGAAACTGAATTTATAAATATATGTGATATGCCAAAATTTTATATTTTAAAATCAGACTATGAAAGAATGAGACGATATATTTTGGAAAATAATGATAATAATTTACTTTTGAAACATGACATAAGTTTAAAGCAATTAAAAAAGATTAAAGAATTGTTGGTAGACAAAAACAACTTTGAATTTACAAATTTAAATACTTATTCCAATTTAGATATATTGATATATAAACTAAAAGAACATATAAGAATGAAGGATAAAATATTAAGTTTTAAAGAGATTAATGAGGATAAAGATATTATTCACTTTAAAAAGATAAAGATATCTAAGGATAAATATGAAAAAATTGTTAAAGAGATTGAAAAGGTAAAAAGAGCAAAAGAGAGTAAAACTAATAGAGATGAAATACTAGATAAGCTGCTTGAGGGGGTTATTTCCAAAGAAGAAGCTACTAAATATTTAGATGAAACTAGTAAAATATCTGATAAAATTGAAGTAGAGGGAGTACAAATAAAGTATATACCTGAGCATTATTATTTACCTATAATTACGACAGAAAATGATAAAATTGATTATATTACACATATTATTAAGGAACAAAGCGAGCATTGCTTTATAATTGATTTAGAAAATTATATAGAAGATAATAAGGATAATATTGACAACAAGTATGAATGGTGGATGTTTAGTAAGATAGATGAGACCATAGATAAAATATATATACCTTATTATGATGAGAAGAAGAATAAATATAGACAATTTAAACCTGATTTTATATTTTGGTTGAAAGAGAAAGAAACTGGCGTCTATAAAATATTATTTGTAGACCCTAAGAGTACATCTTTTTCAGACGTTAACTATAAGATTAGAGGTTATAAAAGGTTTTTTGAAGGCAAAAAAGAGTATAAATATAAGGAAGAGATAGTTCAAACGCAACTTATATTATATAATAAAAAGGGTTCAGGTAGTATATCAGAGGAATATAAAAAATATTGGAAAAATAGGATAGAGGATATATTTTAA